The window GCCAGTTGGCGGTCGGTCCAGTCGTTGCGGTAGGCGGCGTCGAATCCGAATAGACGCAGCAGGCGCGCCAGACGCCCCAAGTGCACATCCAGCACAAATCGGATCTGGCGCAGCGGTTGTGGGCGCACTCGAATCAGGGAAGAGACGTCCAGCGACTCGAAGACCGGAAAGACACTCACCCAGTCGGCGTCCTTGAGCGAGTGCTCAAACGGCACGCTCTCCCCATTCACCAGGATCACATCCACCTCGGTGTGCGGCACGCCGAGCGCCTCGATCACATCCTTGACGGCAGGGGATCCGGCGAAGTGGTGTACGCTGTCCGAGTGCCGCCGCCCTTTGTGCAGGAAGTCGTTCAGCTCGGCGTAGAAGCGGAAGTGAGCTTGTCGCATAGAGAGCCCGCTTGGATTCTATGCCATATAGAGCGACCGACCATTGGTTCAATTCAGCCGCCTCCGCTATCCTTGTCGCCTGGCCGGCGGGCCGGGAGGACGTTGGCCAGACCGTCACGCCCGGTTGTTCAGGCTGTATCCGGACAGGGAGGGCAAAGCATGGTGAAGAAGACCGTCGGCTACGTGGAGCTCGAATGGACATGCCCGCGCTGCCAGACGCGCAACCCTGGCCCGAACAAGTTCTGCAACGGCTGCGGCGCTCCGCAGCCGGAGGACGTGGCGTTCGAGCAGCCCCTGCAGGAGAAGCTGATCACGGACGCCGCCACGCTGGCTCAGGCGAAGGCCGGCCCTGACGTGCACTGCGCCTACTGCAGCGGACGGAACTTGGCCTCGGCCAAGTTCTGCGGGTCGTGCGGCGCAGACCTGGCTGGAGCCAAAGCTCGAGAGAAGGGCCGCGTCGTCGGGGCCCATCGGTCAGCGCCGATGCCCGACGTCGCCTGCCCGGCGTGCGGCACGATGAATCCGGCCGACGCTCGCCAGTGTCGACAGTGCAGCGCTCCCCTCCCCGGAGCCGGAGCT of the Anaerolineales bacterium genome contains:
- a CDS encoding MoaD/ThiS family protein encodes the protein MRQAHFRFYAELNDFLHKGRRHSDSVHHFAGSPAVKDVIEALGVPHTEVDVILVNGESVPFEHSLKDADWVSVFPVFESLDVSSLIRVRPQPLRQIRFVLDVHLGRLARLLRLFGFDAAYRNDWTDRQLA